One stretch of Streptomyces sp. NBC_01142 DNA includes these proteins:
- the eda gene encoding bifunctional 4-hydroxy-2-oxoglutarate aldolase/2-dehydro-3-deoxy-phosphogluconate aldolase gives MPSVLDLAPVVPVVVIEDATDAVPLARALVAGGLPAIEVTLRTPAALDAIRAIADEVPDAVIGAGTVISSDGVDAAVAAGARFLVSPGWTDRLLNAMKASGVPFLPGVSTTSEVVALLERGVNEMKFFPAEAAGGTPYLRSLAGPLPGARFCPTGGISLASAPSYLTLENVGCVGGTWMLPADALAAKDWDRVESLAREAASLRG, from the coding sequence GTGCCCTCCGTGCTGGACCTCGCGCCCGTCGTCCCCGTCGTCGTCATCGAGGACGCCACCGATGCGGTGCCGCTCGCACGGGCACTGGTGGCGGGCGGGCTCCCGGCCATCGAGGTGACCCTGCGGACTCCGGCCGCGCTGGACGCGATCCGTGCGATCGCGGACGAGGTGCCGGACGCGGTGATCGGCGCGGGCACGGTGATCTCGTCGGACGGGGTGGACGCGGCGGTGGCGGCAGGGGCGCGGTTCCTGGTCAGCCCCGGATGGACGGACCGGCTGCTGAACGCGATGAAGGCGTCGGGCGTGCCCTTCCTGCCCGGGGTCTCGACGACGTCGGAGGTCGTGGCGCTGCTGGAGCGCGGGGTGAACGAGATGAAGTTCTTCCCGGCGGAGGCGGCGGGCGGCACGCCCTACCTCAGGTCCCTGGCGGGCCCGCTCCCCGGGGCACGCTTCTGCCCGACGGGCGGGATCTCCCTCGCCTCGGCGCCCTCGTACCTGACCCTCGAGAACGTGGGCTGCGTGGGCGGCACATGGATGCTCCCGGCGGACGCGCTCGCGGCCAAGGACTGGGACCGGGTCGAGTCCCTGGCACGCGAGGCGGCGTCGCTGCGCGGCTGA
- a CDS encoding bifunctional RNase H/acid phosphatase, with the protein MREFVVEADGGSRGNPGPAGYGAVVLDPRTGETLAEAAEYIGVATNNVAEYKGLVAGLKAAKALDPEASVRVRMDSKLVVEQMSGRWKIKHPDMKPLAAEAARVLPPSQVRYEWIPREKNKHADRLANEAMDAGRKGKQWEPSRSTAELAALDARDAEAARVVGDATAGAAKARAALAGRPASEEAVTPPVGWAASADLGAPATFVLLRHGETALTPEKRFSGSGGSDPELSGTGRRQAEAVATSLAARGTIEEIVSSPLKRCRETAEAVAARLNLDVRIEDGLRETDFGAWEGLTFAEVQERYGDDLTAWLASAKAAPTGGGESFATVARRVSATRDKLIARYAGRTVLLVTHVTPVKTLVRLALGAPPESLFRMELSAASLSAVAYYADGNASLRLLNDTSHLR; encoded by the coding sequence ATGCGGGAGTTCGTCGTCGAGGCCGACGGCGGCTCCCGGGGAAATCCCGGCCCCGCCGGTTACGGCGCGGTCGTTCTCGACCCCCGGACGGGGGAGACGCTCGCGGAGGCGGCCGAGTACATCGGCGTGGCGACGAACAATGTCGCCGAGTACAAGGGCCTGGTGGCGGGGCTGAAGGCGGCGAAGGCCCTCGACCCCGAGGCTTCCGTCCGGGTCCGGATGGACTCCAAGCTCGTCGTCGAGCAGATGTCGGGCCGCTGGAAGATCAAGCACCCGGACATGAAGCCGCTGGCGGCGGAGGCGGCGAGGGTCCTGCCCCCCTCCCAGGTGAGGTACGAGTGGATCCCGCGGGAGAAGAACAAGCACGCGGACCGGCTCGCCAACGAGGCGATGGACGCGGGCAGGAAGGGCAAGCAGTGGGAGCCCTCGCGCTCCACGGCGGAGCTTGCGGCCCTGGACGCGCGCGACGCGGAGGCGGCGCGGGTGGTGGGCGACGCGACGGCGGGCGCGGCGAAGGCACGCGCGGCGCTGGCGGGCCGTCCCGCGTCCGAGGAAGCGGTCACCCCGCCGGTCGGCTGGGCGGCCTCGGCGGACCTCGGTGCCCCGGCGACCTTTGTCCTCCTGCGTCACGGCGAGACGGCCCTCACCCCCGAGAAGCGTTTCTCGGGCAGCGGCGGCAGTGACCCCGAACTGTCGGGGACCGGCCGCCGCCAGGCCGAAGCGGTCGCCACGTCCCTGGCGGCGCGCGGCACGATCGAGGAGATCGTCAGCTCCCCGCTGAAGCGCTGCCGCGAGACCGCGGAGGCCGTCGCGGCCCGCCTGAACCTGGACGTCCGCATCGAGGACGGCCTGCGTGAGACGGACTTCGGTGCGTGGGAGGGCCTGACGTTCGCGGAAGTCCAGGAGCGGTACGGCGACGACCTGACGGCCTGGCTCGCCTCCGCGAAGGCGGCCCCGACGGGTGGCGGCGAGAGCTTCGCGACGGTGGCGCGCCGGGTCTCGGCGACCCGCGACAAACTGATCGCCCGCTATGCGGGCCGCACCGTTCTGCTGGTCACCCACGTCACCCCGGTCAAAACTCTGGTCCGCCTGGCGCTGGGTGCCCCGCCGGAGTCGCTGTTCCGCATGGAACTCTCGGCGGCCTCGCTCTCGGCGGTGGCGTACTACGCGGACGGCAACGCGTCGCTGCGCCTGTTGAACGACACGTCGCACCTGCGCTGA
- a CDS encoding zinc ribbon domain-containing protein yields the protein MNAAPADQIRLLDVQALDVRLSQLAHKRKSLPEHAEIESLTKDLTQLRDLLVAAQTEESDTAREQTKAEQDVDQVRQRAVRDQQRLDSGAVSSPKDLESLQREIVSLAKRQGDLEDVVLEVMERRESAQERVAELTGRVSSVQAKVDDATARRDAVQEEIDGESASVTKEREVVAGSVPADLLKLYEKLRVQQGGVGAARLFQRRCEGCRLELNITEVNDVKAASPDTVLRCENCRRILIRTAESGL from the coding sequence CTGAACGCCGCGCCCGCCGACCAGATCCGACTCCTCGACGTCCAGGCCCTCGACGTACGTCTGTCGCAGCTCGCCCACAAGCGGAAGTCGCTGCCCGAGCACGCCGAGATCGAGTCGCTCACCAAGGACCTCACGCAGCTGCGCGACCTGCTGGTCGCCGCGCAGACCGAGGAGAGCGACACCGCCCGCGAGCAGACCAAGGCGGAGCAGGACGTCGACCAGGTGCGCCAGCGCGCCGTACGCGACCAGCAGCGCCTCGACTCCGGTGCCGTCTCCTCGCCCAAGGACCTGGAGAGCCTGCAGCGCGAGATCGTCTCGCTGGCCAAGCGCCAGGGTGACCTGGAGGACGTCGTCCTCGAGGTCATGGAGCGCCGTGAGTCCGCGCAGGAGCGGGTCGCCGAGCTGACCGGGCGGGTCTCCTCCGTCCAGGCCAAGGTCGACGACGCGACCGCGCGCCGGGACGCCGTGCAGGAGGAGATCGACGGCGAGTCCGCGTCGGTCACCAAGGAGCGCGAGGTCGTGGCGGGATCCGTACCGGCCGACCTGCTCAAGCTGTACGAGAAGCTGCGGGTGCAGCAGGGCGGGGTGGGCGCGGCCCGTCTCTTCCAGCGCCGCTGCGAGGGCTGCCGGCTGGAGCTCAACATCACCGAGGTGAACGACGTCAAGGCGGCGTCCCCGGACACGGTGCTGCGCTGCGAGAACTGCCGCCGCATCCTGATCCGTACCGCTGAGTCGGGGCTGTAA
- a CDS encoding Nif3-like dinuclear metal center hexameric protein — protein sequence MPRLSEVLAALDALWPPERAEQWDAVGTVCGELDAEITRVLFAVDPVQEIADEAISLGAQLIVTHHPLYLRGTTTVAASHFKGRVVHTLIKHDIALHVAHTNADTADPGVSDALAGALDIRVVRPLVPDPADPKGRLGLGRICELDHPLTLREFAARAAERLPATAQGIRIAGDPDAVVRTVAVSGGSGDSLFDAVRASGVDAFLTADLRHHPASEAVQQSPLGLIDAAHWATEWPWCEQAAAQLDEISDRHGWGLRVHVSHTVTDPWSSHHTSGAPN from the coding sequence GTGCCCCGTCTGTCTGAAGTCCTCGCCGCGCTCGACGCCCTGTGGCCCCCCGAGCGGGCCGAGCAGTGGGACGCCGTCGGCACGGTCTGCGGTGAGCTCGACGCCGAGATCACCCGGGTCCTGTTCGCTGTGGACCCCGTCCAGGAGATCGCCGACGAGGCGATCTCGCTCGGTGCCCAGCTGATCGTCACCCACCACCCGCTCTATCTGCGCGGTACGACGACTGTCGCGGCCTCCCACTTCAAGGGCCGCGTCGTGCACACCCTGATCAAGCACGACATCGCCCTGCATGTCGCGCACACCAACGCCGACACCGCAGACCCCGGCGTCTCCGACGCCCTCGCGGGCGCCCTGGACATCCGGGTCGTACGCCCCCTCGTGCCGGACCCCGCCGATCCGAAGGGCCGCCTCGGCCTGGGCCGCATCTGCGAGCTCGACCACCCGCTCACGCTGCGGGAATTCGCGGCACGCGCCGCCGAGCGGCTGCCCGCCACCGCGCAGGGCATCCGCATCGCGGGCGACCCCGACGCCGTCGTCCGTACGGTCGCGGTCAGCGGCGGTTCCGGCGACAGCCTCTTCGACGCCGTACGCGCGTCCGGCGTGGACGCCTTCCTCACCGCCGACCTGCGCCACCACCCGGCGTCGGAGGCGGTACAGCAGTCACCGCTGGGGCTGATCGACGCCGCCCACTGGGCCACCGAATGGCCCTGGTGCGAGCAGGCCGCCGCCCAGCTCGACGAGATTTCCGACCGGCACGGCTGGGGCCTTCGGGTCCACGTCTCGCACACGGTCACCGACCCCTGGTCCTCCCACCACACTTCTGGAGCCCCCAACTGA
- a CDS encoding 3-oxoacyl-ACP reductase, which produces MSLPLDGLSAIVTGAGRGLGRAEALELARLGASVVVNDYGRPGRDGSGDASATPAEEVAEEIRAAGGSAVAHQGDVADFEQARDLVELAVAGYGKLDILINNAGILRDRMVFSMTESEWDSVIRVHLKGHFNTTHFASVHWRERSKACGAPVYGRIVNTSSEAFLAGSAGQPNYAAAKGGIVGLTTSTALALAKYGVTANVICPRARTRMTEDVFAGFQEPESGRLDPLAPEHVAPLVGYLASPAAARVNGQLLVVHGGMVAIVERPKVVAQFDTAKETFTFDELDEAITPYYADRPPNETFAAAEVLGLKRGQ; this is translated from the coding sequence ATGTCACTGCCACTCGACGGCCTGTCCGCGATCGTCACGGGGGCGGGCCGCGGTCTCGGGCGCGCCGAAGCCCTCGAACTCGCCCGGCTCGGCGCGAGCGTCGTCGTCAACGACTACGGGCGGCCCGGCCGGGACGGTTCGGGCGATGCCTCGGCCACCCCGGCCGAGGAGGTCGCCGAGGAAATCCGCGCGGCGGGCGGCTCCGCCGTCGCCCACCAGGGCGACGTCGCCGACTTCGAGCAGGCCCGCGATCTCGTCGAACTGGCCGTCGCCGGCTACGGCAAGCTCGACATCCTGATCAACAACGCGGGCATCCTGCGCGACCGGATGGTCTTCTCGATGACCGAGAGCGAGTGGGACTCGGTGATCCGCGTCCACCTCAAGGGCCACTTCAACACCACCCACTTCGCCTCCGTCCACTGGCGCGAGCGCTCCAAGGCCTGTGGTGCGCCGGTCTACGGCCGGATCGTCAACACCTCGTCCGAGGCGTTCCTGGCAGGCTCGGCCGGCCAGCCGAACTACGCGGCTGCCAAGGGCGGCATCGTCGGCCTGACCACGTCCACTGCGCTGGCGCTGGCCAAGTACGGGGTGACGGCCAATGTGATCTGCCCGCGCGCCCGGACCCGGATGACCGAGGACGTGTTCGCGGGATTCCAGGAGCCGGAGTCCGGACGGCTCGACCCGCTGGCGCCGGAGCATGTCGCCCCGCTGGTGGGCTACCTGGCCTCGCCGGCGGCGGCCAGGGTCAACGGCCAGCTGCTCGTCGTGCACGGCGGCATGGTCGCGATCGTCGAACGGCCCAAGGTGGTGGCGCAGTTCGACACGGCGAAGGAGACGTTCACCTTCGACGAACTGGACGAGGCGATCACTCCGTACTACGCGGACCGGCCGCCGAACGAGACCTTCGCGGCGGCGGAAGTCCTGGGCCTCAAGCGCGGCCAGTGA
- a CDS encoding Zn-dependent alcohol dehydrogenase produces the protein MRAAVLHEIGQDKLEVLDDVEAVGFGPGKVKIRVRATGLCHSDISAMNGVLPQPAPFIPGHEGAGEIVDVGDGVSGMKQGDRVLLCWLPACRICPACKRGQTQLCLAGFMNAGTPNFKRPGGSPSDVFGFAGTGTFTEEVVVDAGCAVPIPDDVPFDIAALIGCGVTTGLGAAINTAEVSTGASVAVIGCGGVGISAIQGARLRGAAQIIAVDPVAARREAALTFGATEAVSPEELADAKQRVTAGEGFDYVFEVVGKSATARTAYETTRRGGTLCIVGAGAMDDFLQLNMFELFFDEKRILPSMYGGGDVLTSYERAIALWRAGRIDLEGLITHRVQLAEINDALAQMRTGEALRTCIEI, from the coding sequence GTGCGCGCAGCCGTACTGCACGAGATAGGGCAGGACAAGCTCGAAGTCCTCGACGACGTCGAGGCGGTGGGCTTCGGCCCCGGCAAGGTCAAGATCCGGGTCCGGGCCACCGGACTGTGCCACTCCGACATCTCCGCGATGAACGGTGTGCTGCCGCAGCCCGCGCCCTTCATCCCCGGACACGAGGGCGCCGGCGAGATCGTCGATGTCGGCGACGGCGTGAGCGGCATGAAGCAGGGCGACCGGGTGCTGCTGTGCTGGCTGCCCGCGTGCCGCATCTGTCCGGCCTGCAAGCGCGGCCAGACCCAGCTCTGCCTCGCGGGCTTCATGAACGCAGGCACCCCCAACTTCAAGCGCCCCGGCGGCAGCCCCTCTGATGTATTCGGCTTCGCCGGCACCGGCACCTTCACCGAAGAGGTGGTCGTCGACGCCGGCTGCGCCGTGCCCATCCCCGACGACGTGCCGTTCGACATCGCCGCGCTCATCGGCTGCGGAGTGACGACGGGCCTCGGAGCGGCCATCAACACCGCCGAGGTGAGCACCGGTGCGTCGGTCGCCGTCATCGGCTGCGGCGGCGTCGGCATCTCCGCGATCCAGGGCGCGCGGCTCAGGGGTGCGGCCCAGATCATCGCCGTCGACCCGGTGGCGGCGCGGCGCGAGGCGGCCCTCACATTCGGTGCCACGGAGGCCGTCTCCCCCGAGGAGCTGGCCGACGCCAAACAGCGCGTCACCGCGGGCGAGGGCTTCGACTACGTCTTCGAGGTCGTCGGCAAGTCGGCGACAGCCCGTACGGCGTACGAGACGACCCGGCGGGGCGGCACCCTGTGCATCGTCGGCGCGGGCGCCATGGACGACTTCCTCCAGCTCAATATGTTCGAGCTGTTCTTCGACGAGAAGCGCATCCTGCCGTCGATGTACGGGGGTGGGGACGTCCTCACCTCGTACGAGCGGGCCATCGCCCTGTGGCGTGCAGGACGGATCGACCTCGAAGGGCTGATCACCCACCGGGTGCAGCTCGCGGAGATCAACGACGCCCTGGCCCAGATGCGTACGGGCGAGGCACTGCGCACCTGTATCGAGATCTGA
- a CDS encoding MaoC/PaaZ C-terminal domain-containing protein, producing the protein MPIDAAKAVAAEPRSTEISWDHKDIQLYHLGIGAGSFQGKPSPATDPDELRYTLESKLHVLPSFATVAGAGMGVVGGISAPGLDIDLASVLHGGQTVELHRPIPVKGRAVSTSRVAAVYDKGKAAILVLRTEAADDEGPLWTSDAQIFVRGEGGFGGDRGPSPRIELPSREPDRTVERSVREDQALLYRLSGDWNPLHADPEFAKLAGFDRPILHGLCSYGMTLKAVVDTLLDGDVTRVRSYSTRFAGVVFPGETLRIRMWQQGGRVQVAVTAVERDEAPVLADTIVEHS; encoded by the coding sequence ATGCCCATCGATGCCGCCAAGGCCGTTGCCGCCGAACCCCGCAGCACCGAGATCAGCTGGGACCACAAGGACATCCAGCTCTACCACCTCGGCATCGGCGCGGGTTCGTTCCAAGGCAAGCCCAGTCCGGCAACGGACCCCGACGAACTGCGCTACACCCTGGAATCAAAACTGCATGTGCTGCCGAGCTTCGCCACCGTCGCCGGCGCGGGCATGGGCGTGGTGGGCGGGATCTCGGCCCCCGGCCTCGACATCGATCTGGCCTCCGTGCTGCACGGCGGGCAGACCGTCGAGTTGCACCGGCCGATCCCGGTCAAGGGCAGGGCGGTGTCGACCTCCCGTGTCGCGGCCGTGTACGACAAGGGCAAGGCCGCGATCCTCGTTCTGCGCACCGAGGCGGCCGACGACGAGGGCCCGCTGTGGACGAGCGACGCCCAGATCTTCGTCCGCGGAGAAGGCGGCTTCGGCGGCGACCGCGGTCCCTCCCCGCGCATCGAACTGCCGTCGCGTGAGCCCGACAGGACCGTGGAGAGGTCCGTCCGCGAGGACCAGGCGCTGCTCTACCGGCTCTCCGGCGACTGGAACCCGCTGCATGCCGACCCCGAGTTCGCCAAGCTCGCCGGCTTCGACCGGCCGATCCTGCACGGGCTCTGCTCGTACGGCATGACACTCAAGGCGGTCGTGGACACGCTGCTCGACGGGGATGTCACCCGTGTGCGCTCGTACAGCACGCGCTTTGCCGGGGTGGTCTTCCCCGGCGAGACCCTGCGCATCCGGATGTGGCAGCAAGGCGGCAGGGTCCAGGTGGCGGTGACCGCGGTCGAGAGGGACGAGGCGCCGGTCCTCGCCGACACCATCGTCGAGCACTCCTGA
- a CDS encoding ABC transporter ATP-binding protein yields the protein MTRTHSQTPETGPAVSLSGAAKAFGAVRAVDGIDLDIRRGETVALLGRNGAGKSTAISLMLGLNDPDSGRVRLFGHAPGQAVTAGRVGAMLQDGRPIPRVTVRELVTFVAHTYPRPLPVAEALELAGLTELADRRADKLSGGQVQRVRFAVALAGNPELIVLDEPTAALDVEARHAFWHSMRGYARHGNTVLFSTHYLEEADDNADRIVVVDHGRIVADGTSDELKRAAGGNLVSFDLAGRGTEGLGLLPGVVSVEIREDRARLRTDDSDATVMALAGLDAIRGLEVAPVSLDDAFLALTSPAPSASSELETAR from the coding sequence ATGACGCGGACGCACAGCCAGACACCAGAGACCGGACCGGCGGTGAGCCTGTCCGGGGCGGCGAAAGCCTTCGGCGCGGTACGTGCGGTCGACGGCATCGACCTCGACATCCGACGCGGCGAGACCGTCGCCCTCCTCGGCCGCAACGGCGCGGGCAAGTCCACCGCCATCAGCCTGATGCTCGGCCTGAACGACCCCGACTCCGGCCGGGTCAGGCTCTTCGGCCACGCCCCCGGGCAGGCGGTCACCGCCGGCCGGGTCGGCGCGATGCTCCAGGACGGCCGCCCAATCCCGCGGGTGACCGTGCGGGAGCTGGTCACGTTCGTGGCGCACACCTACCCGCGGCCGCTGCCCGTCGCCGAGGCACTGGAGCTGGCCGGGCTCACCGAGCTCGCGGACCGCCGCGCCGACAAGCTCTCCGGCGGCCAGGTCCAGCGCGTCCGCTTCGCCGTCGCGCTCGCCGGGAACCCGGAGCTGATCGTTCTCGACGAGCCGACCGCGGCGCTCGACGTCGAGGCCCGGCACGCCTTCTGGCACTCCATGCGCGGCTACGCCCGGCACGGCAACACCGTCCTGTTCTCCACCCACTATCTGGAGGAGGCCGACGACAACGCCGACCGGATCGTCGTCGTGGACCACGGCCGGATCGTGGCCGACGGGACCAGCGACGAGCTCAAGCGCGCGGCCGGCGGCAATCTCGTCTCCTTCGACCTCGCGGGCCGCGGCACCGAGGGGCTCGGCCTGCTGCCGGGAGTCGTCTCGGTCGAGATTCGCGAGGACCGCGCCCGGCTGCGTACGGACGACTCGGACGCCACGGTCATGGCCCTCGCCGGCCTTGACGCGATCCGGGGCCTGGAAGTCGCCCCGGTCTCGCTCGACGACGCCTTCCTCGCCCTCACCTCCCCCGCCCCCTCAGCTTCCTCCGAACTGGAGACCGCCCGATGA
- a CDS encoding ABC transporter permease: protein MTLEYVKLEVRRALRDTGFVIFGIGMPVLMYLLFTNIGVSGREYEDEWKTASMVGMAAYGALGAALSTGTGVAEDKSLGWLRQLRITPMSPRQVVTGRAITGSVVVLPAIAAVLAAGGLVNGVRMDAWQWAVLTVLLWLGALPFTLLGIGNGYRLTAQTTGVVNVACNLGLAIVGGLWFPVDLFPGWLRTLSAYTPANRFADLGRATTHGGAPGLTTVAVLAFWAALFGAYAMISYRRSARTV from the coding sequence ATGACGCTCGAGTACGTCAAGCTCGAAGTACGCCGCGCCCTGCGGGACACCGGCTTCGTGATCTTCGGCATCGGAATGCCGGTGCTGATGTACCTGCTCTTCACCAATATCGGCGTGAGCGGCAGGGAGTATGAGGACGAGTGGAAGACGGCCTCCATGGTCGGTATGGCCGCGTACGGCGCGCTCGGTGCGGCCCTGTCCACCGGAACCGGCGTCGCCGAGGACAAGTCCCTCGGCTGGCTGCGGCAGCTGCGGATCACGCCGATGAGCCCCCGCCAGGTGGTCACCGGCCGTGCGATCACCGGCTCCGTGGTCGTCCTGCCCGCCATCGCCGCCGTGCTCGCGGCGGGCGGCCTCGTCAACGGCGTCCGTATGGACGCCTGGCAGTGGGCGGTGCTGACCGTCCTGCTCTGGCTCGGCGCGCTCCCCTTCACCCTGCTCGGCATCGGCAACGGCTACCGCCTCACCGCCCAGACGACGGGCGTGGTGAACGTGGCCTGCAACCTGGGGCTCGCGATCGTCGGAGGACTCTGGTTCCCGGTGGACCTGTTCCCCGGCTGGCTGCGGACCCTGTCCGCGTACACCCCGGCCAACCGCTTCGCCGACCTGGGCCGGGCCACGACGCACGGCGGCGCCCCCGGCCTCACCACGGTGGCCGTGCTGGCCTTCTGGGCCGCGCTGTTCGGTGCGTACGCGATGATCTCCTACCGTCGGTCGGCGCGGACGGTGTGA
- a CDS encoding sensor histidine kinase, translating to MGPPNGFAMLPWLLMGMGAFSNLLQGRTPNPWIGGTGLLAFNSLYIWVVFRAFVKERREARTTVHLLIAMTVITCALAIGYGGNWLLYFPLLGLATGSVVRGRQIGPTGLGLSALAGLIAGLRDGWGAINVAYGTFLSCMVTAAILTLAETVRELRSTRQELARTAVEKERLRFSRDLHDLLGHTLSVIVVKSEAARRLAPRDIDAALAQVCDIEAVGRQALTEIREAVTGYRQGRLSTELDGARSTLTAAGIAPVVRQSGPPLEPQTEALLSWVVRESVTNAVRHSGASRCEIDLTGTPERIRLVITDNGRGTGTTPPGSGLKGLTERVTAAGGSLDAGPVPEGGFRVTADLLAGTPERVP from the coding sequence ATGGGCCCGCCCAACGGCTTCGCCATGCTGCCGTGGCTGCTGATGGGCATGGGAGCCTTCTCCAACCTCCTCCAGGGCAGGACCCCTAACCCCTGGATCGGCGGTACCGGCCTGCTGGCCTTCAACTCCCTGTACATCTGGGTCGTCTTCCGCGCCTTCGTCAAGGAGAGGCGGGAAGCGCGCACAACCGTCCATCTGCTCATCGCGATGACCGTCATCACCTGCGCTCTGGCGATCGGCTACGGCGGCAACTGGCTGCTCTACTTCCCGCTGCTCGGCCTGGCCACCGGATCGGTCGTACGGGGAAGGCAGATCGGCCCGACCGGACTCGGCCTGAGCGCCCTGGCCGGCCTCATCGCCGGGTTGCGGGACGGCTGGGGCGCCATCAACGTCGCGTACGGCACGTTCCTCTCCTGCATGGTGACCGCCGCGATCCTCACCCTGGCCGAGACGGTGCGGGAACTGCGCTCCACCCGGCAGGAGCTGGCCCGTACGGCCGTCGAAAAGGAACGGCTGCGCTTCTCCCGCGATCTGCACGATCTGCTCGGCCACACCCTCTCGGTGATCGTGGTGAAGTCGGAGGCCGCCCGCCGCCTCGCCCCGCGCGACATCGACGCGGCCCTCGCCCAGGTCTGCGACATCGAAGCGGTCGGCCGCCAGGCCCTGACGGAGATACGGGAAGCGGTGACCGGCTACCGGCAGGGCCGCCTCTCCACGGAACTGGACGGCGCCCGCTCCACCCTGACCGCCGCCGGCATAGCCCCGGTCGTCCGCCAGTCGGGCCCGCCCCTGGAGCCGCAGACCGAGGCGCTGCTGAGCTGGGTCGTACGCGAATCCGTCACCAACGCCGTACGCCACTCCGGGGCCTCGCGCTGCGAGATCGATCTGACCGGCACTCCCGAACGCATCCGCCTGGTCATCACGGACAACGGCCGCGGCACGGGCACGACCCCACCCGGCAGCGGTCTGAAGGGTCTGACGGAACGCGTCACCGCGGCCGGCGGATCCCTGGACGCGGGCCCGGTGCCGGAGGGAGGGTTCCGGGTGACGGCGGACCTGTTGGCGGGAACCCCCGAGAGGGTGCCGTAG